Within the Platichthys flesus chromosome 16, fPlaFle2.1, whole genome shotgun sequence genome, the region agtagtaccATTAGTAAGAAGACGTAGGcctataatatattatattacatgtaCTGGTTCTGTCCACTAGGGTGCGGTGTACACTTCAAACCGAGGTTAACAGTATTTGAACCGCAGAGCAGCACGAAGAAGAGAAACGAGGAAAACAGGACATAAGCTGATCTTCTGTCCACTGAGGTTTGTTTATAAATGAACGCGACACTTTTATGGAACCACGATAACAGATATTAAGcagtatatatttgtgtgtatgtgggtttAGGTTGTGTAgcaaattgtgttttgtgttcctGGAGGAGCTCGCATCGTGACAGGAAGCGTCAGTTAGCATCTGTAGCTAGGTGGCTAACAGCTGACTGTGGGGGTTTAAAACGCAGAAACTGAGCAGAATGATAAAAACAGCGTTAAACAGGTGATCAGCTGATGTTGGTCAAAGTTCATCACGTGTGTAGTTTCTGTTTCTTACTGTGAAATAAGATCTTCTCTCTTTCAGTCTCATATCTTACTATCAAGCTTGTTTACATCTAAAGGGCAGCATATTGTTGTTTAGCTTCCTCAGGGTGATTTGTTTACTGTGCCTTTTATTATCTGatgttatatatttgtttataacgCCTGTCTGTGCTTCCTCATATGAATAAATCCTAAACTGTGACACCCGTCCCTCCTCGACAGAAAATGGACACGCGGTTCACTCGAGGCAAGTCCAGCATCCTGGAGCGGCCCCTGACCCGACCCAAGACCGAGGTCAGCGTGAGCGCCTTCGCCCTCCTGTTCTCCGAGATGGTCCAGTACTGTCAGAGCCGGGTGTACTCCGTGTCCGAGCTGCAGACCCGGCTGGCCGACATGGGCCACAGTGTGGGAGCCAGCATGCTGGACGTGCTGGTGCTGAGGGAGAAGAATGGGAAGAGGGAGACTAAGGTTCTGAAcatgctgctcttcatcaaggtgaccaagtgtgaaatactgatgtttgtttgagaGTGAAATCACTTTCTACTtataaagttgttttctgtcctttagGTTAACGTGTGGAAGTCCTTATTCGGGAAAGAGGCTGATAAGCTGGAGCAGGCCAACGATGATGACAAGACGTATTACATCATCGAGAAGGAGCCGCTCATCAACGCGTACATCTCTGTGCCCAAAGAGAACAGCAGCTTGAACTGCGCTGCGTTCACTGCAGGCATCGTGGAAgccatcctcacacacagtggttTCCCGGCCAAGGTCACCGCCCACTGGCACAAGGGCACCACGCTCATGATCAAGTTCAACGACTCGGTCATCGCCAGGGACAAGGCTTTGGACGGCAGATAAAACACGACTGGAGACactggtttttgtttttgttcatcagTACAGGATGAGGATAAGTCATCCAGGTCCCGTCTTGTGTTAAAGTGTAGCTGACTGTGGATGATATTGTTTCTGGTAACTGATGTGATGATGAATGGATCTCTGCAACGTACTGAGCCACACCTACAGCAGAGAAGGTGCAGCTGATTGGTCCAAACTTCCAGTTTTCTGTGGATCTTCTCACTCTTCACCTTCTCAACGTCCATACATTTGTTTACCTTGCATAGCTTTTCATGTGTAGCTCCATGTGAgctaaagaaaatacaaaagttTGAAATTTCAGGTGAAACAGTGTGATTGTTGCTTCATTGTAGATCCgtgtgcagccccccccccctatctctctctctctctctctctctctctctctctctctctctctctctaagttTACAATAAGTTTCTGATATCCTTCATAATCCTGACCCCTTCACCACAGATATACTTCTGTGGGAAGCACTAACAAATAAGAATATGATTTAATATACATTTCTGTCAATGGATCCCCTTCCAAATCCTTCACACTGGTCCTTTAATTAAATATCATGAACCAGGCCCTGTTAAACTACTTTTAGACTTTAAAGCGTCTAAACTACGAAtcattaatcaaataaaaacaacagaatgttGTTCGCTGCAATTGACACAAAGGTGGTTGGACATGaatctgaataaaaaataaccttctTAATGTTGGCCAATTAATTTTCCTGGTGTCGACAgtcaaagttttgttttctcGTTCACTCCAGTTTAACTCAACTCTCAAGTTTCATCTCTGTGAAATAGATTCACAGTCTGGTGCAGATCCTTGATGACACTGAGGTCCTCACtgtgtattattatatttgtattagtaATATTTAGAttaatgtgtgcatgcatgcagaAATTGAGGGTTTAACGTGGGGGAGTTTCCATTCCACAAATAAAAGACTTCAACATTTGGAGAGTTTCTGAGATGACTTCATTGTTTTTGATTATGATTCAGAGAAATAGAATTGAGCTGAATGgatcattattaataattattagagcATATTTTCCAGATCCAATAGTGGTGTCAATCAACAATTTGTCAATTATTGCTTATGATTATTAACACAGTTTGTGTCTGTTGGTAATAAAGTAACTTATAATGTTGTTATTGAATATACTCATACATGTGGGAATCTGTAGGAATGAAGaaagaataatataataataatatttatataaaatccaGCTGCAGACAGACGAGCCTGTAGAGTAAACTAACGTTAAATGATgtataattaatattaatattaaatatccGGCTGCAGATCAAAgctcttgttttgtttggttgctcagcagcagcagctcgtcgCCATGGCGGGAGACAGCGGTCACATGGTGGAGTCACGTGCTAACCCGGAAGTGGTGATGTGATTGTCGGTGTCTCCAAACACCGCGACgcagagaagaagcagctgtGATGACATGAATCCTCCCGGTGAGGAAGAGTAAGACTCCCTGCTTCATTCCTCTGTGAGCGACTGAAAACATCAACATGGCGTCTGAAGGCTTCGCCCACGagcaggacagagacacaggtctgttgtttacctgtttacATCCATGAGGGGTctgttgtttacctgtttacATCCATGAGGGGtctgttgtttaatgtttacatccatgatgtgtctgttgtttacctgtttacATCCATGAGGGGtctgttgtttaatgtttaCATCCATGATGTGTCTGTTGTTAACCTGTTTACATCCATGAGGGGTctgttgtttacctgtttacATCCATGAGGGGtctgttgtttaatgtttaCATCCATGATGATTCTGTTGTTCACATCATCACACGTGATGTTTACCTCTTTACATCATCACATTTTGTTTACCTGTTTACCTCCATGATGGGTCTTTTGTTTACCTGTTTACCTCCACGATGAGTCTGTTGTCTAATGTTTACATCCATGATGAGtctgttgtttaatgtttaCATCCATGATGAGTCTGTTATTCACATCATCACAAGAGTTGTTAACCTCTTTACATCATCACATGTTGTTTACCTGTTTTCATCCACGATGAGtctgttgtttcctgtttataTCCATGATGATTctgttgtttacctgtttacATCCACGATGATTctgttgtttacctgtttacATCCACGATGAATCTGTGGTTTCCTGTTTACATCCACGATGAGTctgttgtttacctgtttacCTCCATGATGATTCTGCTGTTCACATCATCACACGTGTTGTTTACCtcattacatcattacatgttgtttacctgtttacCTCCATGATGAGTctgttgtttacctgtttacCTCCATGATGAGtctgttgttttcctgtttacCTCCATGATGATTCTGTTGTTCACATCATCACACatgttgtttacctgtttacCTCCATGATGAGTctgttgtttacctgtttacCTCCAAGTTGAGCCTGTTGTTTACTTCATAATCACATGTTGTTTACCTCCATGATGAGTCTGttgtttacatcatcacatgtgttgttgtttacctgtAACTACCTGTAATTCCAACGTTTATAATTTCACATCATCTCATTTCTGTGTGTTCTCCAGAGAAGGACCGGCTGCTCTCCTCCATGACCAGCTATGGGTCCCAGGACCTCCTCGAGGCTGGGAGCCCACGCCCCTCGGGTCTGGAGGACTCTGTGCTCCCCccccagcagcaggaggaggaggaggaggaggaggaggaggaggctctgaGGAGGAAACTCAAGTACTTCTTCATGAGCCCCTGTGACAAGTATCACGCTAAAGGACGCAAGCCGTTCAAACTGGGCCTTCAGCTGCTGAAGATCATCATCGTCACTGTGCAGGTGGAGAAACATCTGTTTACCTCAGAACAGGAGGAAGTCCACGAGAAGATGTTTTATCTGTTGATGAATCTGTCTCTTGATTCTCTTGTGTTTTGACTCCGACTCTCAGTTGGTTCTGTTCGGACTCAGCAACCAGATGGTCGTGACattcaaagaggaaaacacGGCTGCGTTCAAACACCTCTTCCTGAAGGGGTACGAGAAGAACGCTCCTCAGGAGGTGCACACGCAGAAGGAGCTGTTAGGCCACATCCACTTTGCCATCAAGCAGGTAACCAgatgtttcaggagcttcagtgtcTTCTGTCGGGGGGGGGCTCCCTTTACTGGAGACTTTTAGCTTTTTAGGAACTTTCACATCCACAAAAATTCATATAACAAATAACAGGAACTGAAAAACCTGAAGAAGCATAATGTGTCCCTGAAAGTGTTGACACGACATTTTCTACCactcaattaaataaataataataaaaaaaaaaaaaacagatgatgGAAAACTCAGGAAAGAAGTAGTTTCTACTAAAATAGACATTTTGGCCGAATGATGATGCAGATGTTTTGATTTTTCAGACCAGAAACAGCTCCACAGTGAAATTGTGCTTTACTGTGAGGAAGCAGAGTTTGACTAACGGTTCTGGTTTCCCTTCCAGTACCTGGCTCTACCGGACATCTCACTGGGACGGTACGCCTACGTGTTGGGCGTCGGCGTGGACGGGAGCGCCCTGTCCCTCTGCCAGAGGTTCTTCAGGAAGGGAACCATCGACCCCGTCAACGACACGTTTGACATCGACCCCCGCGTGGACATCGGTAGGGAAGCCCTTCACGTGGTGGAAAGCTTATGCCTTGTTGTGTTACCCAGCGACTGTGTTTGCCCGGCCCTGCAGGAAATGACTGAGTCAGTGAGTCACTGTGTTGCTGCTCCACACATGTCCAGAGGGGCCCGGACACTTTGTCCTACTTTCACAGACTTGACACGGTCCAGTTCTCAGGAAGCAAGGCATTAAAGCCCTTTTTATTTGCATACACCTGCTGGTTTGGCTATGACTGAAAACTCCTGTGACCGAAATAGATTAAGATGAATAAAGTCAATGTTAAGCTCCAAGGAAGCGATTagaaggcagagaggaagagctgAAGTGTGGTTCAAGCTGCATGTGATGTGGAAAAAGACGATTTATATggttttttaaataacatttcccCATCTGATATCATTTAGTTCCTCTAAAGCTACTTTCTGgttttctgcctcttttctttccagATTGCCTTGGCGTGGATCCCGGGAATTACAGCATTGGAAACAGTGACTACAAGAATTTCACTCTCAAGTTTCACAAGTTAGATGTTATTatggtttttttcttctcatcatcagacacagagaagtgttttgttcctgtttcagtttcaacacattgaatttctctgtgtgtctccaggctGATCAATGTGACAGTTGACTTCCAGCTGAAGGCCATCAACATCCAGACCATCATAAACAATGAGATCCCCGACTGCTACACCTTTGCCATCACGGtgaactgcccccccccccccaccctatGATCCCTCGTCCAGTGACCATGTTGCTTCACATTTCACAACAGACAGAAATCTAGTGTTTCCAATTTGAGAAGATGTAAATAAATGGATAGATCTAAAACTGACATGAGAATTATTTAACATATTGGATGAAATTGCAGATACTGATGATAATAGATAAATGAAATAGACGTGGTGTATTGTAAGGAACAGTTAACAGAGAGTGTATCCCACACAAACACGTCCATATCCACAGTTTGTATATTTAATACTGTTCCTCTGCGTCTGTGTTCAGATCCTCATGGATAACAAAGCGCACAGCGGCAAAGTGAAGATCAGTCTCCTGAACCAGGCGTCCATCACCGAGTGTAAAGACCCCAATGTGTCCGGGCACGGTGAGTAACTGGTGCTGGACAAGCTGCAGTGGGAGGAATCCATCCATCTTGTCTCCTGATATTTTTTATCTGTCCCTCTTGTCTTTGCCTCTGGCAGCGGAGAGCTATGCCCGGGTGTTGTTGGACGTGCTGGTGGCGGTGGTTTGTCTCTtgtccctgctgctgtgtggacGCTCCATCCTCAGAGGCATCGTCCTGCAATATGTAAGAGGGCCGGCCGGACATTTATGAAACTCTAACTTTGGCGACCCTGTTTGATAAGATCgagttttctgttgttttatggCTTCATAGCAAATTTGGTCTAAAACTCGGctgtaacctttgaccccttgaCAGACTGGAAACACTCTATGGCACATGATTACTGCACAGCCACATTATTGCTCAGTTCCCTAaaggaaatacacaaaaaagCACCAAAACCAGTCTAAAGCCGCTGAACTCTCATCTTAAATAACTGCTAAAGCACGTTGGGCTACAGGAAGAAGCTCGAGTCCGGGGGAAAACCGGGTGAATCATCTCAGAAAGAGGGTTTCGAACCCCCGGTGAACAGACTGCTGAACAGAGATTGCACAATCCTCCATACTACAGGATTAGAATCTCATCTTTAGAGGATGTTTGatatttgtctcttttgtcCCGTCTCAGGAGTACGTGCACTTTTTCCATCTCACACTCTGCCGCAGTGTGAGCTGGGGAGACCGGATGGAGTTCATCAACGGCTGGTACATTCTGCTCATCATCAGCGACGTGTTCACCATCGTCGGGAGCTTCATCAAGATCGGGATCGAGTCCAAGGTAACGAGGCAGATGTTACCAGCAAGACGAGCTGCTGAGAAATCAATTAGCTGCAGCACCGTTCATTATAATCAAAGATGTCCCTGTTGTGATGCAGAATTTGTCCTCGTATGATTTGTGCGGTATCCTGCTGGGAACCTCCACCCTGCTGGTGTGGGTGGGAGTCATCCGCTACCTCAGCTTCTTTCAGAA harbors:
- the LOC133971418 gene encoding mucolipin-1-like, whose product is MASEGFAHEQDRDTEKDRLLSSMTSYGSQDLLEAGSPRPSGLEDSVLPPQQQEEEEEEEEEEALRRKLKYFFMSPCDKYHAKGRKPFKLGLQLLKIIIVTVQLVLFGLSNQMVVTFKEENTAAFKHLFLKGYEKNAPQEVHTQKELLGHIHFAIKQYLALPDISLGRYAYVLGVGVDGSALSLCQRFFRKGTIDPVNDTFDIDPRVDIDCLGVDPGNYSIGNSDYKNFTLKFHKLINVTVDFQLKAINIQTIINNEIPDCYTFAITILMDNKAHSGKVKISLLNQASITECKDPNVSGHAESYARVLLDVLVAVVCLLSLLLCGRSILRGIVLQYEYVHFFHLTLCRSVSWGDRMEFINGWYILLIISDVFTIVGSFIKIGIESKNLSSYDLCGILLGTSTLLVWVGVIRYLSFFQKYNILIVTLRAAFPNVIRFCCCAAAIYLGYCFCGWIVLGPYHTKFRSLSTVSECLFSLINGDDMFVTFAEMERSGTLVWIFSQVYLYTFISLFIYMVLSLFIALITGAYDTIMAQTQEQVRVTDLHVFIAECTDTPCSGKFRGPEGSSCSFLCCCEW
- the trappc5 gene encoding trafficking protein particle complex subunit 5; the encoded protein is MDTRFTRGKSSILERPLTRPKTEVSVSAFALLFSEMVQYCQSRVYSVSELQTRLADMGHSVGASMLDVLVLREKNGKRETKVLNMLLFIKVNVWKSLFGKEADKLEQANDDDKTYYIIEKEPLINAYISVPKENSSLNCAAFTAGIVEAILTHSGFPAKVTAHWHKGTTLMIKFNDSVIARDKALDGR